A window of the Phaenicophaeus curvirostris isolate KB17595 chromosome 9, BPBGC_Pcur_1.0, whole genome shotgun sequence genome harbors these coding sequences:
- the LOC138724067 gene encoding uncharacterized protein yields MEGPASMLCLRTCYIKDSKPLRFAENPAELGQSHLSRNYSCSRRLMKQRRSNSISICTLPIIPEYPGFQDIKSSRNYLKTPAFNQLFQDLERGRSSSSQRNNFPNRTSLVHCLGNSRGYLKGHPTPSSGFRDKSLQEYFNERLMELRNYESKRSSRKTKVFSDKNQSSFLSLRGSRRRSSCSAVVATVHDKESEEPCGSANDNNRKTMKHNSQEATQTVLGLYKGACLDILTTHIAAPLEAFVQKK; encoded by the exons ATGGAGGGGCCTGCCTCAATGTTGTGCTTGAGAACTTGCTATATAAAAGACTCTAAACCCCTCCGTTTTGCTGAAAATCCAGCTGAACTGGGACAATCCCATCTCTCCAGGAACTACAGTTGCTCTCGTAGACTGATGAAACAGAGGCGGTCAAATAGTATTAGCATTTGCACCTTGCCCATCATCCCGGAATATCCAGGCTTCCAGGACATTAAG TCatcaagaaattatttgaaaactcCAGCCTTCAACCAACTTTTCCAGGAtttggaaagaggaaggagCTCCTCATCACAGCGCAATAATTTTCCAAACAGAACTTCATTAGTCCATTGCTTGGGGAATTCAAGAGGCTACTTGAAAGGCCACCCAACACCCAGCAGCGGCTTCCGTGACAAATCGTTGCAGGAGTACTTCAACGAGAGGTTGATGGAACTCAGGAACTATGAAAGTAAGAGATCTAGCAGGAAGACAAAAGTATTTTCTGATAAGAACCAGAGCTCCTTCCTCAGCCTTAGAGGATCCCGGCGCAGGAGCAGTTGCAGTGCGGTGGTAGCGACGGTGCACGACAAGGAGAGCGAAGAGCCCTGCGGCTCAGCAAACGATAACAACAGAAAAACGATGAAGCATAACAGTCAGGAAGCGACCCAGACTGTCCTGGGCCTCTACAAGGGGGCCTGCTTGGACATTTTGACAACGCACATCGCTGCTCCCCTAGAAGCATTTGTGCAAAAGAAATGA